Proteins encoded by one window of Culicoides brevitarsis isolate CSIRO-B50_1 chromosome 2, AGI_CSIRO_Cbre_v1, whole genome shotgun sequence:
- the LOC134832239 gene encoding opsin-3-like codes for MLGEQRGTFGAEETTTGKLLGWNLPAEEQHLVHAHWKNYEAPPFYMHLLLALVYFVLMVTSTIGNGLVIWIFSTSKSLRTASNMFIVNLAIFDLLMMLEMPMFIANSFRQRLLGYDLGCTIYAALGSLSGIGESTTNAVIAYDRYRTISRPLDGRLSKGQAAIFIVLTWFWTLPFTLLPIFKIWGRYIPEGYLTTCSFDYLTDNQDTRVFVACIFVWAYCIPMAVISVFYYKLFGQVRAHERVLKEQARKMNVKSLAVNKEQQGKAVEIRIAKACFTIFFMFLMAWTPYAFVALTGAFGDRRVLTPLFTMIPAMCCKIVSCLDPWIYAISHPRYRAELEKRLPWLGIKEKLDEGDNKSAITAVTGDETEKTDDVPNAE; via the exons ATGCTTGGGGAACAACGAGGAAC tttcgGAGCAGAAGAAACAACAACTGGAAAACTTCTTGGTTGGAACTTACCCGCCGAAGAGCAACATTTGGTCCATGCTCATTGGAAAAACTACGAGGCGCCTCCATTTTACATGCATCTCCTCTTGGCGTTggtttatttcgttttaatgGTCACATCTACCATCGGCAACGGCTTGGTTATTTGGATATTTTCCAC TTCCAAGTCATTACGTACTGCCTCCAATATGTTTATCGTTAATTTGGCCATCTTTGATCTCTTAATGATGCTTGAGATGCCAATGTTTATCGCCAATTCATTCAGGCAGCGTCTACTTGGTTACGATCTTGGATGTACAATTTACGCAGCACTTGGCAGTTTATCAG GCATCGGAGAATCAACAACAAATGCCGTAATCGCTTATGACCGATACAG AACCATTTCCCGTCCATTAGACGGGCGCCTAAGCAAAGGTCAAGCAGCAATTTTTATCGTACTCACCTGGTTTTGGACATTGCCATTTACCCTGTTGCCCATCTTCAAGATATGGGGTCGCTACATACCCGAAGGTTATTTGACTACCTGCTCCTTCGATTATTTGACCGATAATCAGGATACGCGTGTTTTTGTTGCCTGCATCTTTGTGTGGGCCTATTGTATTCCGATGGCGGTAATTTCCGTATTTTATTACAAGCTGTTTGGACAAGTGCGGGCACATGAGCGCGTGCTGAAGGAACAAGCGAGGAAAATGAATGTCAAGTCGTTGGCGGTGAACAAGGAGCAACAAGGCAAGGCAGTGGAAATACGAATTGCCAAAGCGTGTTTTACTATTTTCTTCATGTTTTTGATGGCGTG GACACCATATGCATTTGTAGCTTTAACAGGCGCCTTCGGGGATAG ACGAGTTTTAACACCATTATTTACCATGATCCCGGCGATGTGTTGCAAAATTGTCTCGTGTTTGGATCCATG gatTTACGCTATCTCTCACCCGAGATACAG AGCGGAGCTCGAAAAACGTCTACCGTGGTTGGGGATCAAAGAAAAGTTGGACGAAGGTGATAATAAATCTGCTATAACTGCGGTAACTGGCGACGAAACGGAAAAAACCGATGATGTTCCCAATGCCGAATAG